Sequence from the Fulvivirga ligni genome:
GTTTTGTACAAGACTTTAGGAACCTTACCCATATTCCTACACCAAAAATTTCTGAAATAAGGGTTAAAGAACTTATGGAAGAAATGCTCATTTTCCTTCGTAAAGAGATCAATGATAATAATGTACAAACCACCGTTCGCATAGATCCTCCTGAGCTGACCATTAATGCTGATAAGGACCTCATTGAGCAAGTATTGATCAACCTGATTAAAAATGCTGTACAAGCTTTTGACGAGCAAACCAATAAGCTGGTAGAGCTCAAAGCCTATGTAGACGAAAAAAGCAGGCCGGTAATATCCGTAAAAGACAATGGCAATGGCATTGATGAAGAGGCACTTGAAAAAATATTCATCCCTTTCTTCACCACTAAAAAGACAGGATCTGGCATAGGACTTAGCCTTTCAAGACAGATCATGAGGCAACATCAAGGCAATCTGGGGGTTAAAACTAAGATAGACGAAGGCACAGAGTTCTTTCTGAGGTTTTAGGTTATCACTTTATTCTTTAGATTTACGGAGCAAAATAAAACCATAGCCTACAACGCGAATGAACATTCAAGAAACCATTACCCAAATTTTAGTAGATAAACTTGGAATAGCAGAAACAGAAGTAACTCCGGATGCTAACCTGGTAAAAGACCTAGGAATAGATTCATTGGATTATGCCGAATTAGTAATGGAATTCGAGCAGACCTTTAACATCAGAATTCCTGATGAAGACGCTGAAAAGTTACAGACTATTAATCAGGCAGTAAATTATATTGATAATAAGCTGAATAAAAAGGCCTAATCAATCACATTTCGATTTTCTGATCTCAGATCAGCACCTGTATTATCCAGAATAACCGTCATTGCCATCTATGTGCTTTACATAAGATGGCATTCGCTTTTATGGCAAATA
This genomic interval carries:
- a CDS encoding acyl carrier protein codes for the protein MNIQETITQILVDKLGIAETEVTPDANLVKDLGIDSLDYAELVMEFEQTFNIRIPDEDAEKLQTINQAVNYIDNKLNKKA